A part of Candidatus Binatia bacterium genomic DNA contains:
- the rpmC gene encoding 50S ribosomal protein L29: MTRPSELRDLTDDELEHRLVERRQELFNLRFQSVTGALENSARLKLTKREIARILTVVNEREEAKGRA, encoded by the coding sequence TTGACTAGGCCGAGCGAACTGAGAGACCTGACCGACGACGAGCTGGAGCACCGGCTCGTGGAGCGGCGGCAGGAGCTGTTCAACCTCCGCTTCCAGTCGGTCACCGGCGCGCTCGAGAACAGCGCGCGGCTGAAGCTGACCAAGCGCGAGATCGCGCGGATCTTGACCGTTGTGAATGAACGTGAAGAGGCAAAGGGACGTGCATGA
- the rplP gene encoding 50S ribosomal protein L16 has protein sequence MLMPKKTKFRKVHRGRRAGETKGQSTVQFGDYGLKATERGWITNRQIEAARIAMTRKIKRGGKVWINVFPDKSYTKKPAETRMGSGKGSPEGWVAVIKPGRVMFELAGVPEPLAKDALKLAGQKLSIKSKIVKREAELFD, from the coding sequence ATGTTGATGCCGAAGAAGACGAAGTTCCGCAAGGTCCATCGCGGCCGCCGTGCCGGCGAGACGAAGGGCCAGTCGACCGTGCAGTTCGGCGACTACGGCCTGAAGGCGACCGAGCGGGGCTGGATCACGAACCGCCAGATCGAGGCGGCTCGTATCGCCATGACGCGCAAGATCAAGCGCGGCGGCAAGGTCTGGATCAACGTCTTCCCGGACAAGTCGTATACGAAGAAGCCGGCCGAGACCCGCATGGGCTCGGGCAAGGGCTCACCCGAGGGCTGGGTGGCCGTGATCAAGCCGGGGCGCGTCATGTTCGAGCTGGCGGGCGTGCCCGAGCCGCTCGCGAAGGACGCGCTCAAGCTCGCGGGTCAGAAGTTGTCCATCAAGTCGAAGATCGTGAAACGGGAGGCCGAGCTCTTTGACTAG
- the rpsC gene encoding 30S ribosomal protein S3, which yields MGQKIHPGGLRVGIIHRWKSNWYTGKKEFPAYLLEDVKIREHIYKKLAHAGLSDILIQKDKQRITVDIFTARPGIVIGKSGVEVDALRRELHALTQKNVHININEIKRPELDAKLVAQSIAEQLSNRVAFRRAMKRALASAIRSGAAGVKIQCSGRLGGGEMSRRETYSEGRVPLHTIRADIDYGFVEAKTTYGRIGVKVWINKGEIMPEGYEGISVGDQRLGDQDTKRRRGGAVEGLGASRESARGRGPDREGLGPVRPGRRRGPGGGAGGGGGRPGQRRGPGAGARPAGGGGGGGGGGAARPRRDANVEKPRTDDAGTSAEGREQPVIEPQVEETPKPVADAPDTTTPKQQVEDPTKLDQSGDPAQEKPKRSPRKTKES from the coding sequence ATCCGCGAGCACATCTACAAGAAGCTCGCGCACGCGGGGCTGTCGGACATCCTCATCCAGAAGGACAAGCAGCGCATCACCGTGGACATCTTCACGGCGCGCCCCGGCATCGTCATCGGCAAGTCCGGTGTCGAGGTCGACGCGCTGCGCCGCGAGCTGCACGCGCTGACGCAGAAGAACGTCCACATCAACATCAACGAGATCAAGCGCCCCGAGCTGGACGCGAAGCTCGTCGCGCAGTCGATCGCCGAGCAGCTGTCGAACCGCGTCGCCTTCCGGCGCGCGATGAAGCGTGCGCTCGCATCCGCGATCCGCTCCGGCGCCGCCGGCGTGAAGATCCAGTGCTCCGGCCGCCTCGGCGGCGGCGAGATGAGCCGGCGGGAGACCTACAGCGAGGGCCGCGTCCCTCTTCACACCATTCGCGCGGACATCGACTACGGCTTCGTGGAAGCGAAGACGACGTACGGCCGCATCGGCGTGAAGGTCTGGATCAACAAGGGCGAGATCATGCCGGAGGGCTACGAGGGCATCTCGGTCGGCGATCAGCGGCTCGGCGACCAGGACACGAAGCGCCGCCGCGGCGGCGCAGTCGAGGGCCTCGGCGCGTCCCGTGAGAGCGCGCGCGGGCGCGGCCCCGACCGCGAGGGCCTCGGCCCGGTGCGCCCCGGCAGGCGGCGCGGCCCGGGCGGCGGCGCCGGCGGTGGAGGCGGACGGCCCGGTCAGCGCCGCGGCCCCGGTGCGGGTGCGCGCCCGGCCGGCGGTGGCGGCGGCGGCGGCGGCGGCGGCGCAGCGCGTCCCCGGCGCGACGCGAACGTGGAGAAGCCGCGCACGGACGACGCGGGCACGAGCGCCGAAGGGCGCGAGCAGCCCGTGATCGAGCCGCAGGTGGAGGAGACGCCGAAGCCCGTCGCGGACGCGCCGGACACGACCACGCCGAAGCAGCAGGTCGAGGATCCGACGAAGCTCGACCAGTCGGGAGATCCGGCGCAGGAGAAGCCGAAGCGGAGCCCGCGGAAGACGAAGGAGTCCTAA